ATCGAGAACGACAGTCTCCCCCGTCTCCTTGATCGTCAACTTCACTTTGTAATGATCCTGATAGGAGCCCGAAATCGTCAAGGGTTGCGGAACAGGCAGAATCACCGGCTTATTGTTCTTGTCTGCGAACAAATAAAACTCAGACGTCCCTGCACTGCCCCCAGTCGGCGCCTGAAGCAAAATTTGTTGCACACCCCCTCCGGTAAAATCACAAAAGAACATCTCCGGCTGATAGGCGCCATACGGTGTTGTAAAAAAGGTTGTTTTTTTCGCAACGGGGTCTTGCACCATGATTTTTAAGTGTTCGAAGTAAGGACTGTCTGCTGCAAATCTCTTTCCTAGCAGCGTTATCAGATCTGGCTTACCATCGCCTGTCACATCCTGCCGTTTAATCTGGATTTCCTCAAACACAGTCGGAGGAGGCTGTACGTCTCTCGCCTCCAAGGCAAGAGCAGCTTGTCCCCACCCGGCTCCTGTCAACATCCATACGATACAACCAATCATACCTGCCTTCTTGCTTGTCCACATGTCGATACATCCACCTTTTCATCTGCTCAGCTTATTTGTAGTATGCAAAAAATGGCTTTGGTCATACCGTCCTACACGGTAAAATAAGAGAGAGGGAATGTAGAAAGTGAGGAACACTATGGCAATAAAACGTGCGGAGGTTCGCATGAGTACGAATCAAAAGGAATTACCAGCACTAGCCGCAGCGGGAAAGCGGACGAGTTGACGTTCATACATATAGGATGAAGGCTTTCATCGAGGAGGCGAACTTGCATGACGACTCCCAAGCAAGAGCGCATATCAAAGGCTCCGCCCAGCCGCCGGGCACTTCGCTCTGCTTATGAACTGATTCTCACACAAATCTGGCCCCGTCTACCCGCCGCAACCGAATCCACTTGCAGGAGAATCGAACATGAAGATCAGACTCGTACAAAACGGAATCATCAATGAGATAGAAGACATCGAAGAGGCTGCTACTCCACCTGTGAACGGGTTTTACTGGATTCATGCCACGCCATTCGATTTGGATATTTTACAGCCGCTGTTCGGACTGCATCATCTGGCTGTGGAGGACTGTATCGACGAGGAAGAACAGCGGCCCAAGCTGCAAAACTACGAGGATCATTACTTTATGGTCATCAACGGCATTACCTTCCACAATCATGATATCTTCTTGCGTGAAATCAATATTTTTCTGGGTAGCAGCACCATCATCACCGTAACAAAGCAGGAGGCCCCTGAATTCACTACCATGCTTTCGATCATCCGGGAAAAGGAAGTCAATCGCCCCGATACATTTCTCTACTACCTGGTCGATCAAATTGTCGATCTTTATTTTGATGTGACCGAAAAAATTGAAGACCTGCTTGAAGATCTGGAAGAACAAATTTTGATGCACACGAAAAAATCCCATCTGGATCAAATTATCGGGCTGCGCAGTGAAATCCTGTACGCCCGTAAAATGCTCGTTCCCCAGCGGGATTTGATTGACGCCCTACATAAAAAAGAACTCCCGCTCATTCAACCTTATCTGCGGAAGTACTTTGGCGATATTGTAGACGATGCCAGCAAAATTGTAGAGAGCTTTGAAGCCTTTCGCGAGCTCATCGGGAACTTGCGCGAAGCGTATCAAGCGGCGCTCGCTGGCAGAGCCAACGATATTATGCGTGTTTTTACCGCCTTGACGACGATTTTTATGCCGTTGACGATTGTGACCGGTATATACGGGATGAACTTTGATGTGATGCCTGAGCTGCGTTCACCCTACGGCTACTACATCGTACTGGGATGTATGGCGGTAATCGGCACGACGATGTTTATCATTTTTAAAAAGAAAGACTGGCTCTGATTATACCAAATCGCCACAGGCGATGATCATGAGCGTCAGCATTTTGGACAAGTCACACTCATAGGGATGCTCGATATCCCGACCGTCCTCATCCACCAGAATTCTGACGATCGGACGGCTCGGCATTCCTTTATTCGAATCGACAACGACACCAGACAGACCATTGTTCAGGGTGACGGTCAGACCAACAGGGTAGAGTGCAATCGTATTTCGCAAAGCCTCTACATAGACTTGGTCAAACAGTTTGCCTGAACCGGAGTAGAGCACCTCCATCGCTTCGTGAGGAAGCATTCCGCGACGGTATACCCGATGCGACGTCAGGGCATCGAATACATCAGCCACAGCCATCAAGCGACCAAACGGATGAATCTCTTCTTTTTTCAGGTGCCGTGGATAGCCTGTGCCATCCCAGCGCTCGTGATGCTGAAAAGCACAATGGGCTGCAAGCAACGGGATGTCGTCTTGACGACGTAGCATTTCAAAGCCGATCTCCGTGTGTCTTTTCATAATTTCAAATTCTTCTTGCGTCAGGCGGCCCGGCTTTTTCAAAATGTTGTCTGGGATATGCACTTTTCCGATGTCGTGGAGCATACCGCCAATACTAATCTCCAACACATCTTTTTCCGAACAGCCGGTATTGATGGCAAGAGCGGTGCTATACAAGGCAACGTTAAATGAGTGCGTGAATATGTAATTGTCGAAGGCGCAAGCATCTGCCAATAAATTTATGGCTGAATCACTGTTGTTCAATTCATCCGCAACGATTTGCATGACATCACGCAGCTTACGTCCCAAACCCTTGTCCGAAAAAAGCTGCTGCCATTTGTCCGGGACTTGATGAACAGTTCGGAATGTATCGTGAATCATGGACATTGCTTGTCTGCGAGTATTTTCGGAAATGACTGTCTCCACGATGATATCATCGGTGCGCTTGTCTTGGATGTAGAGACTGTTCACGTTTTTGGTTTTGAGTCGATCTATCATTCGTTGGGTGAGTTCTACTCCGGCCCCAACGAGAATCGTTCCATTCTCTGTATAGATGGAACGAGCCAGTTTATCACCCGGCTGGCATTTTTGAATGGATTTCAGTCGCATTTCCTTTCCTTCGCCTTTCCTCAGGGTATCCCTATTATAGCGTGATTCGACTTGATTCTACATGAAATTTTTTCTAGATTTCCATTTCATGTCTATCGAGGAAAGACGCTTGGGATGAGTTTGTCTGAAAGAATCCTTGTTTGTCAAGGGAGATGATCATATGCCGCTTATCGAAAAAGAATTAACGCAGCCTCTTTCATTATGTGACCAGGATGGCCGCTTGCTTCCCGAAGCGGTTGGCTGGTCCCGTTATCCGTTGCATGACTGCCAATTTAGTGGGCATTGGCTTCGCCGGAAAAAATGGAATTTTTGGTTTATCACCGCGCCTGAATGTGCGATGTCGATTGCGATGGTCAATTTGGATTACGCGGGCATTGTCTTTGTCCATTTTATTGATCTAACGACAGGGGAGACCGCGGACAGTGCCGTTACGGTTCCTTTTGGTGTAGGGATTCGGCTTGGTGCCACTGTAGATGATCCTTGCCATTTTGCGAGTCGCAAGCTCTCCGTCTCCTTTCACCCAGAAGCCAGCGGAACGAGCGTACAAGCGACTGCCATTTGTCCCGGTGATAAGCCTCTCTCGCTCGACATCGTGATTGATCCGCCAGGCGAGTCCTTAAATGTCGTGATTCCGTGGAGTGCGGAGCGCTTTCAGTTCACATCGAAGCAAACGGCCCGGCCTGTGCACGGCACCATTGCCTATAACGGGAAAACCTATTTGCTCGATCGACAGAATGCTTTTGCCAGTTTGGATTTTGGACGTGGCGTTTGGCCGTATCACACTCGCTGGAACTGGACGACCTGCTCTTTTTGTCACGCGGAAGGTGTCGCAGGCTTTAACTTTGGCAAAGGCTGGACGGACGAAACGGGTATGACGGAAAATGGCTTGATGATCGACGGTGTCCTCTACAAGCTGAGTGAACAAATGCTTTTTTCCTACGATCCTGACAACCGGATGCTCCCTTGGACGCTTGCGAGCGAAGAATCGTCTGCCGTACGCCTCACCTTTACACCGCTCTTTGCTCGAACCGAGCACAAAAATTTTGCGTTGGTGCGGACCACTCTGCATCAAGTAATCGGCCGATATGACGGGACACTCTCAACACCTGACAGAAAAACGGTTGTGGTCCAAAACAAGATCGGAATCTGTGAAGAACAAAATGCCCGTTGGTAAAACAGGAGCGAGAAAACTAAAAAACCTTTGTCATCGGACAAAGGTTTTTCTATAGGCAAACCATTTGTTGTTTTACAACATTTTCACGACTGCTTCCCGCCCAATCATCCCAGCAGTAATCCCCTTCTCCTCCGCCGTCGTCGTCACGGACTCCAGCGGTGCATCCAGCAATTCCTGTATAGTCTTGACCCCCACCGCACGACCAGCAAGAATTTCTCTCGCTGCTAGCCTTTCGTTTAATAGCCCAACATCCAGCGCCCCACACATGATGTAGCCATGATCGGTCGTTACAGCCAATAGCGTCGTCTTGGGCAAACGAACGGTGACAGCAATAGCCGTCCCCTCTGGAAAGTGGATTGGCACTACCTCGACCATCAAGATTCCTCCCTTTTCTCTCCTGTCTGTTAGCGTTACATCCTATGACATTTAGCAAAGAAAGGTGAGGTTTCGATGAGGGAGCTCCCTGATCGAATTTTAATGCATAATGCTTGTCGGAAAGTGCTCATCCTCCATCGCGACTTTCCGTTTCATGACTTCAATCATATACGTTGCGAGCATGTGAAATAGCTCTTCTTCGTCCATTTCCTCGACCAAGTCCAACAAATCATCCCGAGACTGCTCAGCGAGAATGCCGACGACAACCGCTGTAATGTCCTCTTCATCGCCATTAAAATGTCCTCTGTACAGCTCGTATACCTCATCAATGAAGCGCATCGCTCGTCTCCTCCCGTTTTTCGATAGCATTCCCGAAAAAACGGTCTCTACGATTGGTTTTTTGACGCGGACGATATCTTTTCCCAACGAGGAAGAAACGCATTTTGCAGCATCTGCTGGTCCTTTATCGTGGTGGCGAGCACCTCACGTAGCATCTCGGGTAAGAAAAACGTAAGCTCACTGCCGAGCAGCAACTCGGGAAACATGCGATTGTACATAAACATATCGATCGTCCCGACTCGATACAGACGCTCGCGATCAAGCGGTTGCCCGTTGACTTCAATCTGGATAATTTGCGGCTGGTCATCCTCACTGTAGCGGATGTGCAATCCGTCCACGCACATCCAGCCTTCTATTTTGCCGCGAAAACCGTACCCGCGCAGCTCCCGCTGAATCATTTCCGGTTGAATGGCTTGCTCCAGAACAGTGGTGAGCTGTGCGCCTGTAATCGTGACTGCACAGGGATTGATCGGGTGTGGCATACTGTGCAGCAAATCGGCAAAAGACAAGCTGCCCCGAGCCAAATCTGCAAGCAACAGCCCGCCATTTGCCATGCCGATCTCAGCACCCGTCCATTTGCGAATACTTGCTGCGATGAAGGAACCATAGGGGGTCTCCTCCGTCCAGCCTATATGCAGGTCTTGCTCCAGTTGCGCAATCGGCTGAAACAAACGATTTTCTGCCCATACTTTTTCACTCTCAATGAACTGGCTCAAGGATTCGTCTACCTGATACTGTTCTGTGTGAAAAAGCTCTGCGCGCACGTCTTTGATGCCATTTTGAGTCCTGTCCCAGACAAGCTCTACATGACCGACATACTCGCCAAATCGCCCGGCTTGTGTGATCAATGTACCGCCTATGCGTTCTCCATGAGGCAGCGCCCGGTGAGAGTGTCCGCCCAAAATAATATCCAGGCCATCGACTTCACTAGCCAGCACACAATCTGTTTGATAGCCGAGATGCGAAAGCAAAATGACAACATCCACTGCCGAGCGCAGCGCCGCAATCTGCTCACGCAAAATCGGGATCGGCTCTTTGATCTCCCAGCCCATACTTTGATAAGAGGGACCAAAGGGAATCGTCATTCCCAAGATCGCCAGCCGCAGCTCGCCTACGGTATGAATAGCGTATGGTACAGCCCAAGACGGGACAGAATTGGTTGTCGGTTCAAACAGATTGCCTGTAATGATCGTGAAGCGTGCATCTGTGTACAGTTCATTCAGCTTGTCTTTTGGGAGTGTGATGCCTTCGTTGTTTCCAATCGTCGCGTATTGAATCGCACTTCGGTTCATGATCTGGACGTTTGTTTTCCCAAAGCTCGCTTCCGATCGGATATCCATTCGATCCATATGGTCTCCAATATCGACCGTGAGC
The window above is part of the Brevibacillus brevis NBRC 100599 genome. Proteins encoded here:
- the corA gene encoding magnesium/cobalt transporter CorA → MKIRLVQNGIINEIEDIEEAATPPVNGFYWIHATPFDLDILQPLFGLHHLAVEDCIDEEEQRPKLQNYEDHYFMVINGITFHNHDIFLREINIFLGSSTIITVTKQEAPEFTTMLSIIREKEVNRPDTFLYYLVDQIVDLYFDVTEKIEDLLEDLEEQILMHTKKSHLDQIIGLRSEILYARKMLVPQRDLIDALHKKELPLIQPYLRKYFGDIVDDASKIVESFEAFRELIGNLREAYQAALAGRANDIMRVFTALTTIFMPLTIVTGIYGMNFDVMPELRSPYGYYIVLGCMAVIGTTMFIIFKKKDWL
- a CDS encoding HD-GYP domain-containing protein, translating into MRLKSIQKCQPGDKLARSIYTENGTILVGAGVELTQRMIDRLKTKNVNSLYIQDKRTDDIIVETVISENTRRQAMSMIHDTFRTVHQVPDKWQQLFSDKGLGRKLRDVMQIVADELNNSDSAINLLADACAFDNYIFTHSFNVALYSTALAINTGCSEKDVLEISIGGMLHDIGKVHIPDNILKKPGRLTQEEFEIMKRHTEIGFEMLRRQDDIPLLAAHCAFQHHERWDGTGYPRHLKKEEIHPFGRLMAVADVFDALTSHRVYRRGMLPHEAMEVLYSGSGKLFDQVYVEALRNTIALYPVGLTVTLNNGLSGVVVDSNKGMPSRPIVRILVDEDGRDIEHPYECDLSKMLTLMIIACGDLV
- a CDS encoding DUF2804 domain-containing protein, producing MPLIEKELTQPLSLCDQDGRLLPEAVGWSRYPLHDCQFSGHWLRRKKWNFWFITAPECAMSIAMVNLDYAGIVFVHFIDLTTGETADSAVTVPFGVGIRLGATVDDPCHFASRKLSVSFHPEASGTSVQATAICPGDKPLSLDIVIDPPGESLNVVIPWSAERFQFTSKQTARPVHGTIAYNGKTYLLDRQNAFASLDFGRGVWPYHTRWNWTTCSFCHAEGVAGFNFGKGWTDETGMTENGLMIDGVLYKLSEQMLFSYDPDNRMLPWTLASEESSAVRLTFTPLFARTEHKNFALVRTTLHQVIGRYDGTLSTPDRKTVVVQNKIGICEEQNARW
- a CDS encoding YunC family protein encodes the protein MVEVVPIHFPEGTAIAVTVRLPKTTLLAVTTDHGYIMCGALDVGLLNERLAAREILAGRAVGVKTIQELLDAPLESVTTTAEEKGITAGMIGREAVVKML
- a CDS encoding DUF6154 family protein; this translates as MRFIDEVYELYRGHFNGDEEDITAVVVGILAEQSRDDLLDLVEEMDEEELFHMLATYMIEVMKRKVAMEDEHFPTSIMH
- a CDS encoding bifunctional metallophosphatase/5'-nucleotidase, translating into MADTCTLHILHTNDLHSHFDTMPRIATCLSIHREEWEGKGEHVLTVDIGDHMDRMDIRSEASFGKTNVQIMNRSAIQYATIGNNEGITLPKDKLNELYTDARFTIITGNLFEPTTNSVPSWAVPYAIHTVGELRLAILGMTIPFGPSYQSMGWEIKEPIPILREQIAALRSAVDVVILLSHLGYQTDCVLASEVDGLDIILGGHSHRALPHGERIGGTLITQAGRFGEYVGHVELVWDRTQNGIKDVRAELFHTEQYQVDESLSQFIESEKVWAENRLFQPIAQLEQDLHIGWTEETPYGSFIAASIRKWTGAEIGMANGGLLLADLARGSLSFADLLHSMPHPINPCAVTITGAQLTTVLEQAIQPEMIQRELRGYGFRGKIEGWMCVDGLHIRYSEDDQPQIIQIEVNGQPLDRERLYRVGTIDMFMYNRMFPELLLGSELTFFLPEMLREVLATTIKDQQMLQNAFLPRWEKISSASKNQS